The following coding sequences are from one Diabrotica virgifera virgifera chromosome 2, PGI_DIABVI_V3a window:
- the LOC114337381 gene encoding 58 kDa phosphoprotein-like, protein MMKCAVLVAALMVFVQIHSAQSQVGSSQGGMGMQQSGGMPTSGGMGIPNSGMGGSMNGGMSGGMPGMNGGGMPGMNGGGMPGMNGGMPGMSGGMNGGINGGMPGMNGGANGGYGQ, encoded by the exons ATGATGAAATGTGCAGTTCTGGTTGCAGCCCTTATGGTATTTGTACAG ATTCATTCTGCACAGTCACAAGTGGGTAGCTCACAGGGCGGCATGGGTATGCAACAATCAGGTGGCATGCCTACTTCCGGTGGCATGGGAATTCCGAATAGTGGAATGGGAGGAAGTATGAATGGTGGTATGAGCGGCGGCATGCCTGGTATGAACGGCGGCGGCATGCCTGGTATGAACGGCGGCGGCATGCCTGGTATGAACGGCGGCATGCCTGGTATGAGCGGCGGTATGAACGGTGGTATAAACGGCGGTATGCCTGGTATGAACGGCGGTGCGAATGGTGGCTATGGACAATAG